From a single Miscanthus floridulus cultivar M001 chromosome 8, ASM1932011v1, whole genome shotgun sequence genomic region:
- the LOC136475381 gene encoding BTB/POZ and MATH domain-containing protein 1-like translates to MQTSSRMLASGFLEFKLNYAQIHHLGIRDAVSFENFSAGGYLWRINCYPRGDKVDGDNEHLSIYLQLLTKSKNVRAIFDAYMVCRDGTLSSSDALRSVEVYPPRHGIDLVWKRFVKRSDLESSYVKNGRVTILCGVIVIDSTLPVPPPPELASHLGHLLDSAFGIDVSFIVGGEVFHAPRAVLAARSPVFNMELFGTMADATMPSITLHDIKPAAFKVMLQFVYTDALPSNVELGDPLVEMMIHLLVAADRFALDRLKVICELKLYENVSAETVASVLVCAETYGCPKLKRECIDFFAVKRNFMKAVAIDGFLMLLQKFATLAVDLAMTVGL, encoded by the exons ATGCAGACAAGCAGTAGGATGCTGGCCTCTGGTTTCCTCGAGTTCAAGCTTAACTACGCGCAAATCCATCACCTTGGCATTAGGGACGCCGTGAGCTTTGAGAACTTCTCCGCCGGCGGTTACCTGTGGAGGATTAACTGCTACCCACGTGGGGACAAGGTAGATGGCGACAACGAGCACTTATCAATCTACCTGCAGCTGCTGACCAAATCCAAGAACGTCAGAGCGATCTTCGATGCTTACATGGTGTGCAGAGATGGCACGC TGTCTTCTTCAGATGCGCTCAGGTCCGTGGAGGTTTACCCACCCAGGCACGGCATCGATCTGGTGTGGAAACGCTTCGTGAAGCGAAGTGATCTCGAGTCATCCTATGTGAAGAATGGCAGGGTCACAATCTTGTGTGGGGTCATAGTCATTGATAGCACCTTGCCTGTGCCGCCACCGCCCGAATTAGCAAGCCATCTAGGCCACCTACTGGATTCTGCTTTCGGGATAGATGTCTCTTTCATTGTCGGTGGTGAGGTGTTCCATGCTCCCCGTGCGGTGCTCGCAGCCCGATCACCGGTCTTCAACATGGAGCTCTTTGGCACGATGGCAGATGCCACAATGCCATCCATCACGCTGCACGACATCAAGCCTGCGGCATTCAAAGTTATGCTCCAGTTCGTGTACACCGATGCCTTGCCTTCGAATGTTGAGCTTGGAGACCCTCTCGTTGAGATGATGATACATTTGCTTGTCGCGGCTGACCGATTTGCACTAGACCGTCTCAAGGTTATATGTGAACTCAAGCTATATGAGAATGTCTCAGCGGAAACGGTTGCTTCTGTTTTAGTTTGCGCTGAGACATACGGCTGTCCAAAGTTGAAGAGAGAGTGCATAGACTTCTTTGCTGTGAAGAGAAATTTCATGAAGGCAGTGGCCATAGATGGTTTTCTCATGCTGTTGCAGAAATTCGCAACACTTGCTGTTGATCTGGCAATGACGGTGGGGTTGTAG
- the LOC136469148 gene encoding BTB/POZ and MATH domain-containing protein 1-like: protein MVLCRFDVLVAACSIGVWIFKHGIGTGGLLRKHRSSRMLGSGFLEFKLDYVQTHHLGIGDVMSYENFSAGGYLWIINCYPRGDEIDGDGEHLSIYLQLVTKSKNVKAIFDASLVGRDGTLSSSDVLRFVEVYTPNNDTEKGWDGFVKLIDLESTYVINGMVTILCGVIVVPDIDNTLPVPPQPDLASHLGHLLDSTLGTDVSFVVGGEVFPAHCAVLTARSPVFSAELFGPTADATTWCYTMPSITLHDIEPAAFKVMLQFMYTDAMPADDELGDPLVEMMIHLLAAADRYALDHLEVICELKLCENVSTKTIASVLACAETYGCLKLKTKCMELFAVKENSKKAVVTDGFIMLLQKFPTLAGELARRVAL from the exons ATGGTACTTTGTCGATTTGATGTTCTTGTTGCTGCTTGCTCcattggtgtgtggatttttaaGCATGGAATTGGCACTGGGGGACTTCTTAG GAAGCACCGAAGTAGTAGGATGTTGGGCTCTGGTTTTCTCGAGTTCAAGCTTGACTACGTGCAAACCCATCACCTTGGCATTGGGGACGTCATGAGCTATGAGAACTTCTCCGCCGGGGGTTACCTGTGGATAATTAACTGCTACCCTCGTGGGGACGAGATAGATGGCGATGGCGAGCACTTATCTATCTACCTGCAACTAGTGACCAAATCCAAGAATGTCAAAGCCATCTTTGATGCTTCCCTGGTGGGCAGAGATGGCACGCTGTCTTCTTCAGATGTGCTCAGGTTCGTGGAGGTTTACACTCCCAACAACGACACCGAGAAGGGGTGGGATGGCTTCGTGAAGCTAATTGACCTCGAATCTACCTATGTGATAAATGGCATGGTCACAATTTTGTGTGGGGTCATAGTTGTGCCTGACATTGACAACACCTTGCCGGTGCCACCACAGCCCGACTTAGCAAGCCATCTAGGCCACCTACTGGATTCCACTTTGGGGACAGATGTGTCATTTGTTGTGGGTGGTGAGGTGTTCCCTGCTCACTGTGCGGTGCTCACAGCCCGATCGCCTGTCTTCAGCGCTGAACTCTTTGGCCCGACGGCAGACGCCACAacgt ggtgttacacaatgcCATCCATCACGCTGCACGACATCGAGCCCGCGGCATTCAAAGTTATGCTTCAGTTCATGTACACGGATGCCATGCCTGCAGATGATGAGCTTGGAGACCCTCTCGTTGAGATGATGATACATTTGCTTGCCGCAGCTGACCGATATGCGCTGGACCATCTCGAGGTTATATGTGAACTCAAGCTATGTGAAAATGTCTCGACGAAAACGATTGCTTCTGTTTTAGCTTGCGCCGAGACGTACGGCTGTCTAAAGTTGAAGACAAAGTGCATGGAGTTGTTTGCTGTGAAGGAAAATTCCAAGAAGGCAGTGGTCACAGATGGTTTTATCATGCTGTTGCAGAAATTCCCAACGCTTGCTGGTGAGCTGGCGAGGAGGGTGGCGTTATAG